A genomic region of Sarcophilus harrisii chromosome 6, mSarHar1.11, whole genome shotgun sequence contains the following coding sequences:
- the CCDC86 gene encoding coiled-coil domain-containing protein 86 produces MLPESAALGFCPSPIWPTGHHAFQPFVGCRCFWTSLGASAAGEPRRSTWVFCWWARLARREAMETPRRSRRLGRREAESPAVPASPATPSRRPRKARRGLLGPEAAAALEPVPEAAAGAGEAGPGSPRSHPEPGPGSPKNGGRDLGSPQKQDPGPESPQNSGGPGLGSPKSSKGQDLGSPQRKDQDPQNHPESSLGSPRSQQNQQAKGAGGKREPGPRPSQSPKKPCVGSPKSHGEPSPRSAPEASSASPQSLRDKDSASHRGQPREGPLGQPEPVTPKSGVLPQDGAAETLPRARAPQAKKRGGSPAPSPAPKKATQEALVIPKGKPKSGRVWKDRNKKRFSQMVQDKPLRTSWERKMKERQERKLAKDFARHLEEEKQRCKEEKKKRRAENIKRRLENERKAEIVQVIRNPTKLKRAKKKQLRRIEKRDTLALLQKQPPQRLVAKD; encoded by the exons ATGCTCCCGGAAAGTGCGGCGCTGGGGTTTTGCCCCTCACCAATATGGCCGACGGGGCACCACGCCTTCCAGCCCTTCGTTGGCTGTCGCTGTTTTTGGACGTCACTGGGAGCGTCGGCCGCCGGAGAACCTAGGCGCTCCACGTGGGTCTTCTGCTGGTGGGCTCGGCTGGCGCGGCGGGAGGCCATGGAGACGCCCCGAAGGAGCCGGCGCCTGGGGAGGCGGGAGGCCGAGAGCCCCGCGGTCCCCGCGAGCCCGGCGACCCCGTCCCGGCGGCCCCGCAAGGCCCGGCGCGGCCTCCTAGGGCCCGAGGCCGCGGCGGCGTTAGAGCCGGTCCCGGAAGCGGCGGCGGGGGCGGGCGAAGCGGGCCCGGGATCCCCGCGGAGTCACCCCGAGCCGGGCCCGGGATCCCCTAAGAATGGGGGCAGGGACTTGGGATCGCCCCAGAAACAGGATCCGGGCCCAGAGTCCCCCCAGAACTCCGGAGGGCCTGGTTTGGGGTCCCCCAAGAGCTCTAAGGGACAGGATTTGGGGTCCCCCCAGAGGAAGGATCAGGACCCCCAGAATCACCCAGAGTCTAGTCTGGGGTCCCCCCGAAGCCAGCAGAATCAGCAGGCCAAGGGCGCTGGCGGCAAAAGGGAGCCAGGCCCGAGACCCTCCCAAAGCCCCAAGAAGCCGTGTGTGGGGTCCCCCAAGAGTCACGGGGAGCCCAGCCCCAGGTCTGCCCCAGAAGCCAGCTCGGCGTCGCCCCAGAGTCTGAGAGACAAGGACTCCGCGTCCCATCGAGGACAGCCCAGAGAGGGCCCTTTGGGTCAGCCCGAGCCAGTAACCCCCAAATCGGGGGTGCTGCCCCAGGATGGAGCCGCAGAGACCCTGCCGAGGGCCCGGGCCCCCCAAGCCAAGAAGCGGGGCGGCTCTCCTGCCCCCAGCCCAGCGCCCAAGAAGGCCACACAGGAGGCCCTGGTCATTCCCAAAGGAAAGCCCAAATCCGGCCGCGTGTGGAAGGATCGCAACAAGAAAAG GTTTTCCCAGATGGTCCAGGACAAGCCACTCCGGACATCCTGGGAGCGCAAGATGAAGGAGCGCCAGGAGAGGAAGCTGGCCAAGGATTTTGCGCGACACTTGGAGGAGGAGAAGCAAAGATGCAAAGAG GAGAAGAAAAAGCGGCGAGCGGAGAACATAAAGAGGCGCCTGGAGAATGAGCGGAAGGCAGAGATTGTGCAAGTG ATCCGGAACCCCACCAAGCTCAAGCGGGCCAAGAAAAAGCAGCTCCGGCGCATCGAGAAGCGGGACACCTTGGCGCTTCTGCAGAAACAGCCCCCACAGCGCCTAGTGGCCAAGGACTGA
- the PTGDR2 gene encoding prostaglandin D2 receptor 2 codes for MGALSLATGAPLHSHLSFAPGTQGPKKLCPVLQFMSDLPAHTNTSGRYIDYASVTLHGLVSLMGILENAAILYVVGCRMRQTVVTTWVLHLALSDLLATISLPFFTYFLAVGHSWELGTTFCKLHSSVFFLNMFASGFLLSAISLDRCLQVVKPIWAQNHRTVAAAHKVCLALWGLALLNTVPYFLFRDTMRRKDGRVMCYYNLLLYSSGGTADGQAVCGRRQVALAVSKFLLAFAVPLGVIGACYLAVSLRVRHRCRRQPSRFLRLVMAVIAAFVLCWLPYHIFSLLEAQAHHDPSLLPVVWQALPFVSSLAFINSVINPFLYVLTCPDVLTKLRHSLRCVLESVLVEDSELVCGGGRRRRSSQGGSLSRSSSTLSSVGFPRRWLPCLGAKVARQLEKAPQPKGVPLK; via the exons ATGGGAGCCCTCAGCCTGGCAACAGGGGCTCCCCTCCACTCCCACCTCTCATTTGCACCTGGGACCCAG GGCCCCAAGAAGCTGTGCCCGGTGCTGCAGTTCATGAGCGACCTCCCGGCACACACCAACACCAGCGGGCGCTACATCGACTACGCGTCGGTGACGCTGCACGGGCTGGTCTCTCTGATGGGCATCCTGGAGAACGCGGCCATCCTCTACGTGGTGGGCTGCCGCATGCGCCAGACGGTGGTCACCACGTGGGTGCTGCACCTGGCGCTGTCCGACCTGCTGGCCACCATCAGCCTGCCCTTCTTCACCTACTTCCTGGCCGTGGGCCACTCGTGGGAGCTGGGGACCACCTTCTGCAAGCTGCACTCCTCCGTCTTCTTCCTCAACATGTTTGCCAGCGGCTTCCTGCTCAGCGCCATCAGCCTGGACCGCTGCCTGCAGGTGGTGAAGCCCATCTGGGCCCAGAACCACCGCACCGTGGCCGCGGCCCACAAGGTCTGCTTGGCGCTCTGGGGCCTGGCCCTGCTCAACACGGTGCCCTACTTCCTGTTCCGGGACACCATGCGCCGCAAGGATGGGCGCGTCATGTGCTACTACAACCTCCTGCTGTACAGCTCGGGGGGCACCGCCGACGGCCAGGCGGTGTGCGGCCGGCGCCAGGTGGCCCTGGCCGTCAGCAAGTTCCTGCTGGCGTTTGCCGTGCCCCTGGGCGTCATCGGCGCTTGCTACCTGGCGGTGAGCCTGCGGGTGCGCCACCGCTGCCGCCGCCAGCCCAGCCGCTTCCTGCGCCTGGTGATGGCCGTCATCGCGGCCTTCGTGCTCTGCTGGCTGCCCTACCACATCTTCAGCCTGCTGGAGGCGCAGGCGCACCACGACCCCAGCCTGCTCCCGGTCGTGTGGCAGGCGCTGCCCTTCGTGTCCAGCCTGGCCTTCATCAACAGCGTGATCAACCCCTTCCTCTACGTGCTGACCTGCCCCGACGTGCTGACCAAGCTGCGCCACTCGCTGCGCTGCGTGCTCGAGAGCGTGCTGGTGGAGGACAGTGAGCTGGTGTGCGGCGGCGGCCGCCGGCGCCGCAGCTCCCAGGGCGGCTCCCTGTCCAGGTCCTCCTCCACCCTCAGCTCCGTGGGCTTCCCCCGCCGCTGGCTCCCCTGCCTGGGGGCCAAGGTGGCCAGACAGCTGGAGAAAGCCCCGCAGCCCAAGGGGGTTCCCCTGAAATGA